A single window of Nicotiana sylvestris chromosome 3, ASM39365v2, whole genome shotgun sequence DNA harbors:
- the LOC138887107 gene encoding uncharacterized protein, which translates to MSAYAKFLKEILTKKRKIEETSMVKLTKHYSAIFQNKLPQKCGDPRNFTIPCSLGSINFDKSLCDSGASINLMPLSIYGKLEKEIGEIRSAQISLQLADQTTLIPKGIVEDVLVWVDMFVFPVDFIVVKMKENKEVPLILGRPFLATGRAMLNIQEIKLMLRVVEETVTFKMFSCQC; encoded by the coding sequence ATGTCAGCTTATGCTAAATTCTTGAAGGAGATCCTGacaaagaagaggaagatagaaGAGACCTCGATGGTCAAGCTCACAAAGCATTACAGTGCAATATTTCAAAATAAACTCCCACAAAAGTGTGGAGATCCAAGGAATTTTACTATACCTTGCTCTTTAGGCTCTATTAATTTTGATAAGTCTTTATGTGATTCTGGTGCTTCAATTAATCTAATGCCTCTATCTATTTATGGGAAATTGGAAAAAGAGATTGGAGAGATAAGGTCTGCACAAATATCTTTGCAACTGGCAGACCAAACGACTCTTATACCCAAGGGGATAGTGGAAGATGTCTTAGTTTGGGTGGATATGTTTGTATTTCCTGTAGATTTTATAGTGGTGAAGATGAAAGAGAACAAGGAGGTCCCCCTCATCCTAGGAAGACCATTCTTAGCAACGGGAAGAGCAATGTTAAATATACAAGAAATAAAACTCATGCTTAGAGTGGTAGAGGAGACTGTGACTTTCAAGATGTTTAGTTGCCAGTGTTGA